A DNA window from Leptolyngbya sp. KIOST-1 contains the following coding sequences:
- the eno gene encoding phosphopyruvate hydratase, whose amino-acid sequence MVAITSVHGRQILDSRGNPTVEVDVVLEGGAKGRAGVPSGASTGIREALELRDDDKAVYGGKGVLKAVANVNDTIAPAIVGMDAMDLAAVDHKMLALDGTDNKGTLGANAILGVSMAVARAASIAADVPLYVHLGGPDSVLLPVPCFNIINGGAHADNSVDFQEFMIAPVGAPTFSEGLRYGAEVYHALKSVLKAAGYSTAIGDEGGFAPNLKSNVEAIEVILKGIEKAGLKPGDDIAIALDPAVSELYQEDGSYLFYKSDNSRKSTDDMIALWESWVNQFPIVSIEDGLGEQDWAGWQAMTQRLGDRIQLVGDDAFVTNPAIIAQAIKDGVGNSTLVKVNQIGSITETLEAIKMSHDAGYTCMVSHRSGETPDDFIADLVVGAMTGQIKSGAPCRGERLSKYNQLLRIEEELGSRAQYAGLNTFKRKTLAA is encoded by the coding sequence ATGGTCGCAATTACATCGGTTCACGGCAGGCAGATCCTCGACTCGCGGGGCAACCCCACGGTTGAGGTCGATGTGGTGCTGGAGGGGGGCGCAAAGGGCCGAGCGGGCGTGCCCTCTGGAGCCTCTACCGGCATTCGTGAAGCCCTCGAACTGCGGGATGACGACAAGGCTGTCTACGGCGGCAAGGGGGTGCTCAAGGCCGTGGCCAATGTCAACGACACCATTGCCCCGGCCATTGTGGGCATGGATGCGATGGATCTGGCCGCCGTCGATCACAAGATGCTGGCCCTCGACGGCACCGACAACAAAGGCACCCTGGGCGCCAACGCGATTCTGGGCGTGTCGATGGCGGTGGCCCGGGCTGCGTCGATTGCCGCCGATGTGCCCCTCTACGTCCACCTGGGCGGCCCCGACTCGGTGCTGCTACCGGTGCCCTGCTTCAACATCATCAATGGCGGTGCCCACGCCGACAACAGCGTTGACTTCCAGGAATTCATGATTGCCCCGGTAGGTGCGCCCACCTTTTCTGAAGGGTTGCGCTACGGGGCCGAGGTCTACCACGCCCTCAAGTCGGTGCTCAAAGCGGCGGGCTACAGCACCGCCATTGGCGATGAGGGTGGCTTTGCCCCCAACCTCAAGAGCAATGTGGAAGCGATCGAGGTGATCCTGAAGGGAATTGAGAAGGCGGGCCTGAAGCCGGGGGATGACATTGCGATCGCCCTCGACCCCGCCGTTAGTGAGCTGTACCAGGAAGACGGCAGCTACCTGTTCTACAAGTCCGACAACAGCCGCAAATCCACCGACGACATGATTGCCCTGTGGGAAAGCTGGGTCAACCAGTTCCCCATTGTCTCCATCGAAGACGGTCTCGGTGAGCAGGACTGGGCGGGCTGGCAGGCCATGACCCAGCGGCTGGGCGATCGCATTCAGCTCGTCGGCGACGACGCCTTCGTTACCAACCCCGCCATCATTGCCCAGGCCATCAAAGACGGCGTTGGCAACTCCACCCTGGTCAAAGTCAACCAGATCGGCTCCATCACCGAAACCCTGGAGGCGATCAAGATGTCCCACGACGCGGGCTACACCTGCATGGTCAGCCACCGCTCCGGCGAAACCCCCGACGATTTCATCGCCGACCTGGTGGTGGGGGCCATGACTGGCCAGATCAAGTCTGGGGCTCCCTGCCGGGGCGAGCGGCTGTCGAAGTACAACCAGCTACTGCGGATTGAAGAAGAGCTGGGCTCCAGAGCCCAGTACGCCGGTCTCAACACCTTTAAGCGCAAAACCCTGGCCGCCTAA
- a CDS encoding (2Fe-2S) ferredoxin domain-containing protein, giving the protein MAGSPASPALPKRWLVQVCRHRSCDRGGSAAVLATFREYQNSQILVAESDCMGQCSAGPTVKVMPGNTWYCRVTAEDVPRIVDQHLNQGEPVRDRLHPRFHPSDLV; this is encoded by the coding sequence ATGGCAGGCTCCCCGGCTTCCCCCGCTTTACCAAAACGCTGGTTGGTACAGGTGTGCCGACACCGATCCTGCGATCGCGGTGGCTCGGCGGCGGTGCTGGCAACGTTTAGGGAGTACCAGAACTCTCAAATCCTGGTGGCCGAGAGTGACTGCATGGGCCAGTGCAGCGCTGGGCCTACCGTCAAAGTGATGCCCGGCAATACCTGGTACTGCCGGGTCACTGCCGAAGATGTGCCGAGAATTGTGGACCAGCATTTGAACCAGGGGGAACCGGTGCGCGATCGCCTCCACCCCCGCTTTCATCCTTCCGATCTCGTCTAG
- a CDS encoding Fur family transcriptional regulator translates to MVRRTRSQEKVLTVLKGLSKPISAQDLYVEMRQEGNTMGLATVYRALDALKLEGAVQMRTLPSGESLYSLPQEDRHHLTCLQCGITIAIDECPVHSLEKDLHQAHQFKIFYHTLEFFGLCPRCQGSLSTP, encoded by the coding sequence ATGGTACGACGCACCCGCAGCCAAGAGAAAGTTTTAACCGTTTTAAAGGGCCTGAGTAAGCCCATTTCGGCTCAAGATCTCTACGTGGAAATGCGTCAGGAGGGCAACACCATGGGCCTGGCCACGGTCTACCGGGCGCTGGATGCTCTCAAGCTGGAAGGGGCGGTGCAGATGCGCACGCTGCCCTCGGGCGAGTCGCTCTACAGTCTGCCTCAGGAAGACCGCCACCACCTCACCTGCTTGCAATGCGGCATCACTATCGCGATCGATGAGTGTCCGGTGCACAGCCTGGAAAAAGACCTGCACCAGGCCCACCAGTTCAAAATTTTCTACCACACGCTGGAGTTTTTTGGTCTCTGCCCCCGCTGCCAGGGCAGTCTATCTACGCCCTAG
- a CDS encoding DUF2188 domain-containing protein, translating into MPWTYSDYPVSMKNLTAEVRRKAIDIANALLSDGYEDGRAIAIATAQAEKWAQRRDKQIAKKNTGGTTGKAVAPESEKGDGEAIHVVCDPEGTGWVATQDQKRIAQGQAKDDVIHKCDEKARAQKVELYIHDQQGDVVEARDYT; encoded by the coding sequence ATGCCCTGGACCTACAGCGATTACCCTGTCTCCATGAAAAACCTCACCGCTGAGGTGCGGCGCAAGGCGATCGATATCGCCAATGCTCTGCTGAGCGACGGGTACGAGGACGGCCGGGCGATCGCGATCGCCACCGCCCAGGCCGAAAAATGGGCCCAGCGGCGCGACAAGCAAATCGCCAAGAAAAATACCGGCGGCACCACCGGAAAAGCGGTTGCCCCCGAATCTGAGAAGGGCGATGGGGAAGCCATCCATGTAGTTTGTGATCCCGAGGGCACGGGCTGGGTGGCCACCCAAGATCAAAAACGCATCGCCCAGGGACAAGCAAAAGACGATGTGATTCACAAGTGCGACGAAAAGGCTCGGGCGCAAAAGGTAGAGCTGTACATCCACGATCAACAGGGTGATGTAGTCGAGGCCAGGGACTATACCTGA
- the glgX gene encoding glycogen debranching protein GlgX has translation MHVAVWPGNVYPLGATWDHKGTNFALFSEHATGVDLCLFDKNGEETTVPLTEVSNFVWHSYLPGIGPGQEYGFRVHGPYAPHEGHRFNPHKLLIDPYAKAISGEVGNGPELFGYDWNSPEEDLSFSDLDSAPLMPKSVVVDETFDWEGDTLLRTPWHETVIYEVHVKGFTRLHPDIPEELRGTYAGMAHPVAIEHLQRLGITAVELMPIHHFLSRPGHLVDKGLRNYWGYDSINFFAPFSGYSSSGVLGEQVQEFKEMVKALHQAGIEVILDVVYNHTGEGNHFGPTVSLRGVDNASYYRLVEDDPRYYMDFTGCGNSLHMRSPQVLKLIMDSLRYWVIDMHVDGFRFDLASALARELYDVDRLSAFFDLIHQDPVLAGVKLIAEPWDVGTGGYQVGNFPVNWSEWNGKYRDTVRDFWRGQDETLGEFAYRLTGSPDLYFQMNGRQPNASINFVTAHDGFTLNDLVSYNDKHNEDNGEDNRDGESNNSSWNCGEEGPTDKPEVLKLREQQRRNFLTTLMLSQGVPMLLGGDEIGRTQLGNNNGYCQDNEISWFDWNLPEGNQDLINFCRELIYYRKQHPVFRRRKWFQGQAIHGIGVTDISWHNPDGTEMTQDQWDIGYIKSMGVFLNGDKIPSPGSQGERISDNDFFMFFNAHYETIKFQLPKLFREYPWIVEIDTKEPRFVTEERTFTAEQAIPVAARSLMVLKRL, from the coding sequence ATGCATGTTGCAGTTTGGCCTGGTAACGTCTATCCGCTCGGAGCCACCTGGGATCATAAGGGAACCAACTTTGCCCTCTTTTCTGAGCACGCCACCGGGGTAGACCTCTGCCTGTTCGACAAAAATGGCGAAGAGACCACGGTGCCGCTGACGGAGGTCAGCAACTTTGTCTGGCATAGTTATTTGCCCGGCATTGGCCCAGGGCAGGAGTACGGCTTCCGGGTACACGGTCCCTACGCCCCCCACGAGGGGCATCGCTTCAACCCTCACAAGCTCCTGATTGACCCCTACGCCAAAGCCATCTCTGGAGAAGTTGGCAACGGCCCCGAACTCTTTGGCTACGACTGGAACAGTCCAGAGGAAGATCTTTCCTTTTCTGATCTCGACAGCGCGCCGCTGATGCCCAAGTCGGTGGTAGTGGATGAAACCTTTGACTGGGAAGGGGACACCCTGCTGCGGACTCCCTGGCACGAAACTGTAATCTACGAAGTTCACGTCAAAGGGTTTACCCGGCTGCACCCTGACATTCCCGAGGAGTTGCGGGGCACCTATGCCGGAATGGCTCACCCGGTTGCCATCGAACATTTGCAGCGGCTTGGCATTACCGCCGTGGAGTTGATGCCCATCCACCACTTTCTCTCGCGCCCCGGTCACCTGGTGGATAAGGGGCTGCGCAACTACTGGGGCTACGACTCAATCAACTTTTTTGCGCCGTTCTCAGGCTACAGCTCCAGTGGCGTCTTGGGGGAGCAGGTACAAGAGTTTAAGGAGATGGTGAAAGCTCTCCACCAGGCGGGCATTGAGGTCATTCTCGACGTGGTCTACAACCACACCGGGGAGGGCAACCACTTTGGCCCCACGGTGTCGCTGCGGGGGGTGGACAACGCCAGCTACTACCGCTTGGTGGAAGACGATCCCCGCTACTACATGGACTTCACCGGCTGCGGCAATTCTCTCCACATGCGCAGCCCCCAGGTGCTGAAGCTGATTATGGACAGCCTGCGTTACTGGGTAATTGATATGCACGTGGACGGCTTCCGGTTTGATTTGGCTTCGGCCCTGGCGCGGGAACTGTACGACGTGGACCGCCTGTCCGCCTTCTTTGACCTGATTCACCAGGATCCGGTGTTGGCCGGGGTAAAACTGATTGCCGAGCCCTGGGATGTGGGCACAGGCGGCTACCAGGTGGGCAACTTTCCAGTCAACTGGTCAGAGTGGAACGGCAAGTACCGCGATACCGTGCGCGACTTCTGGCGCGGGCAAGATGAGACTCTGGGCGAGTTTGCCTACCGTCTCACCGGCAGCCCCGACCTGTATTTTCAAATGAATGGTCGTCAGCCCAACGCCAGCATCAATTTTGTCACGGCCCACGACGGCTTTACCCTCAACGATTTGGTCAGCTACAACGACAAGCACAACGAGGATAACGGTGAAGACAACCGAGATGGCGAAAGCAACAACTCCTCGTGGAACTGTGGGGAGGAAGGGCCAACGGATAAACCCGAGGTGCTGAAGCTGCGGGAACAGCAGCGGCGCAACTTTTTGACCACGCTAATGCTGTCCCAGGGGGTGCCCATGCTGCTGGGTGGCGACGAAATTGGGCGCACTCAGCTGGGCAATAACAACGGCTACTGCCAGGACAACGAGATTTCCTGGTTTGACTGGAACCTGCCCGAGGGCAACCAGGATCTGATTAACTTCTGTCGGGAGCTGATCTACTACCGCAAACAGCACCCGGTTTTTCGGCGACGCAAGTGGTTTCAGGGGCAAGCCATTCACGGCATTGGCGTGACCGACATCAGCTGGCACAACCCTGACGGCACCGAAATGACCCAGGATCAGTGGGATATTGGCTATATCAAGTCGATGGGTGTGTTTTTAAACGGGGACAAAATTCCCAGTCCCGGCAGTCAGGGAGAGCGCATCAGCGACAATGACTTTTTCATGTTTTTCAACGCCCATTACGAAACCATTAAGTTTCAGCTGCCGAAGCTGTTTCGGGAGTATCCATGGATCGTTGAAATTGACACCAAAGAACCTCGGTTTGTAACCGAAGAGCGGACCTTTACCGCTGAGCAAGCTATTCCGGTAGCGGCGCGATCGCTGATGGTTTTGAAACGTCTGTGA
- a CDS encoding glycosyltransferase family 8 protein gives MSTSMQEPIVVACAADDFFAMPLAVTTFSAFKNLNPQRRMVLFILDGGISAVNQKKLLQTLDSSRIDVHWIKPTADQIKATLMKCKASNHPISTYYRLLLPAIVPPQYKKVIYLDSDTVVEQDLEQLWNQDLKGNALLAVQDQAIGKDLDVVEHFESIIPESSEIEKIGHRYLNSGVLVMDLEKWRQNHVADSALKFINDHPDLPYPDQDAINMVLADQWGELDPKWNQIYAIYSYDSYQDSPYDKTTYLELLQHPFIIHYTTRPKPWGKNCVHPRADRFFHYLDQTAWKGWRNNALNYTTTLVRRGVRRVKTSVFKQFSRLLSRELTA, from the coding sequence ATGTCTACTTCTATGCAAGAACCTATTGTTGTTGCCTGTGCAGCCGACGATTTCTTCGCCATGCCTTTGGCTGTAACAACCTTTTCGGCCTTTAAAAATCTAAATCCTCAGCGCCGGATGGTCTTGTTTATCCTGGACGGCGGTATCAGTGCTGTCAACCAAAAAAAGCTGCTTCAAACCCTCGACTCAAGCCGGATTGATGTCCATTGGATTAAGCCTACCGCAGACCAGATTAAAGCCACACTGATGAAGTGCAAGGCCAGCAACCATCCCATTTCAACTTATTATCGGTTGCTATTGCCGGCTATTGTTCCGCCGCAGTACAAGAAGGTAATTTATTTGGATTCCGATACTGTAGTAGAACAGGACCTGGAACAACTCTGGAATCAGGATCTGAAAGGCAATGCCTTGCTGGCCGTCCAGGATCAGGCCATTGGTAAGGATCTAGATGTCGTCGAACACTTTGAATCTATAATTCCAGAGAGTTCAGAAATAGAAAAGATAGGTCACAGGTATCTAAATTCGGGGGTCTTGGTCATGGACCTTGAAAAGTGGCGACAAAACCATGTCGCCGATTCGGCGCTGAAGTTTATCAATGATCACCCAGATTTGCCGTATCCCGACCAGGACGCCATAAATATGGTTTTGGCAGATCAGTGGGGCGAGCTTGACCCCAAATGGAATCAAATTTACGCGATCTACTCCTACGACTCGTACCAAGACAGTCCTTACGACAAGACTACGTACCTGGAACTACTGCAACACCCATTTATTATCCACTACACAACTAGACCTAAACCCTGGGGAAAAAACTGTGTTCATCCCCGAGCCGACAGATTTTTTCACTACTTGGATCAGACCGCATGGAAGGGCTGGAGAAATAACGCCCTCAATTACACGACTACCCTTGTGCGTCGTGGCGTTCGCCGAGTCAAAACATCGGTTTTCAAGCAATTCAGTCGACTGCTGTCCCGTGAGCTAACGGCATAA
- the purQ gene encoding phosphoribosylformylglycinamidine synthase subunit PurQ gives MKFGIIVFPGANCDRDVAYVTRDILGQPTRMIWHEDSDLDDLDLVVVPGGFSYGDYLRCGAIARFSPAMRATVEHANRGKPVLGICNGFQILTEVGLLPGALMRNRDMRFICDRVPLKVERTNLLWTANYESGQVITLPIAHGEGCYYADEATLAELETHDQVVFRYCGPDGGVEAHHNPNGSLGNIAGICNRQGNVLGLMPHPERAADPVLGGIDGLPLFQSLVQALVAA, from the coding sequence ATGAAATTCGGCATCATTGTTTTCCCTGGCGCTAACTGCGATCGCGATGTCGCCTACGTCACCCGCGACATTCTGGGCCAGCCCACGCGCATGATCTGGCACGAAGATAGCGATCTGGACGATCTGGACCTGGTGGTGGTGCCGGGCGGCTTTAGCTATGGGGACTATCTGCGCTGTGGGGCGATCGCGCGTTTTTCCCCCGCCATGCGAGCCACGGTGGAGCACGCCAACCGGGGTAAGCCGGTGCTGGGCATTTGCAACGGGTTTCAAATTTTGACTGAGGTAGGGCTGCTGCCGGGGGCGCTGATGCGGAACCGGGATATGCGGTTTATCTGCGATCGCGTTCCCCTCAAGGTGGAGCGCACCAACCTGCTGTGGACCGCAAATTATGAATCTGGTCAGGTGATTACGCTACCCATCGCCCACGGAGAGGGTTGCTACTACGCCGATGAGGCTACCCTGGCCGAGCTTGAGACCCACGATCAGGTTGTGTTTCGCTACTGCGGTCCCGATGGCGGAGTAGAGGCCCACCACAACCCCAACGGGTCTTTGGGCAACATTGCGGGCATTTGCAACCGCCAGGGCAATGTACTGGGCCTCATGCCCCACCCCGAGCGGGCCGCCGACCCAGTGCTCGGTGGCATCGATGGTCTGCCCCTGTTCCAGAGCCTGGTGCAGGCGCTAGTGGCTGCTTAG
- a CDS encoding saccharopine dehydrogenase family protein, translating into MQRVLIIGGCGRIGSSIARDILAHTAEVEVTITGRNPQLGMAALERLGAKVQFQVLDLANPQEVRSAVEKADLVVHSAGPFHYRDGGILRACIECGVDYTDVSDERSFTRKALAMHPEAEAAGVTAVINTGVFPGISNSMVRQGVETLDEAESIQLSYIVAGSGGAGVTVMRTTFIGLQRPFEAWINGAWQPIKPYTERETLEFPPPYGRANVYWYDMPEAITLQQTFPVKSVITKFGVVPDFYNHATWAMAHWLPPAVLRSPQTVEFLANVSHSMTDVTDHFSGTGVAMRCDIKGQQQGRETHYVSTFAHANAAIATGLGTGSIAELMLQGRLKRPGVYPVEQALSTDLFKETMTSRQLTIHEVVRQAESATQIP; encoded by the coding sequence ATGCAACGAGTACTGATAATTGGCGGTTGCGGCCGCATTGGCAGCAGCATTGCCCGCGATATTCTGGCCCACACAGCAGAGGTCGAAGTCACCATCACCGGGCGTAACCCCCAGCTAGGAATGGCCGCCCTGGAACGGCTGGGGGCCAAGGTGCAGTTTCAGGTACTCGATTTGGCCAACCCACAGGAGGTGCGATCGGCGGTGGAAAAAGCCGACCTGGTCGTGCATTCGGCCGGGCCCTTCCACTACCGCGATGGCGGGATTTTGCGGGCCTGCATTGAGTGTGGGGTTGACTACACCGACGTGAGCGACGAGCGCAGCTTTACCCGCAAGGCCCTGGCCATGCACCCCGAGGCGGAAGCAGCTGGGGTGACAGCGGTGATCAACACAGGGGTGTTTCCCGGTATCTCCAACAGCATGGTGCGCCAGGGGGTAGAAACCCTGGACGAGGCGGAGTCTATTCAGCTCAGCTACATTGTCGCCGGGTCGGGTGGGGCTGGGGTGACCGTCATGCGCACCACGTTTATCGGTCTCCAGCGCCCCTTTGAAGCCTGGATCAACGGGGCCTGGCAGCCAATCAAACCCTACACCGAGCGGGAAACCCTCGAGTTTCCCCCCCCCTACGGTCGCGCCAACGTCTACTGGTACGACATGCCCGAAGCCATTACCCTCCAGCAAACCTTCCCGGTCAAAAGCGTGATTACCAAGTTTGGGGTCGTGCCCGACTTCTATAACCACGCCACCTGGGCTATGGCCCACTGGCTGCCGCCAGCGGTGCTGCGCAGCCCTCAAACCGTAGAATTTTTGGCCAATGTCAGCCACTCCATGACCGATGTCACCGACCACTTCAGCGGTACGGGAGTGGCGATGCGCTGCGATATCAAGGGACAGCAGCAGGGCAGGGAAACTCACTACGTCAGCACCTTTGCCCACGCAAATGCAGCGATCGCGACCGGCCTCGGCACCGGCAGCATCGCTGAACTCATGCTCCAGGGGCGGCTCAAGCGGCCAGGGGTTTACCCGGTCGAACAAGCCCTTTCGACCGATCTCTTTAAAGAAACAATGACATCGCGGCAACTGACCATTCACGAAGTTGTTCGGCAGGCTGAGTCCGCAACTCAAATACCTTAG
- the purS gene encoding phosphoribosylformylglycinamidine synthase subunit PurS has protein sequence MESAVPHYSARIYVTLRPSVLDPAGTAVQSGLAHMGYSNVGPVRIGKYIELTLEADSEAAASQQLDRMCDQLLANPVIENYRFELQTLATA, from the coding sequence TTGGAGTCTGCCGTGCCCCACTACAGCGCCCGCATCTATGTGACCCTGCGCCCCTCTGTCCTCGACCCGGCAGGGACCGCTGTGCAGTCGGGACTGGCCCACATGGGCTACAGCAACGTCGGCCCAGTGCGGATTGGCAAGTACATTGAACTCACCCTGGAGGCCGATTCTGAAGCGGCGGCCAGCCAGCAGCTCGATCGCATGTGCGATCAGCTTTTGGCCAACCCGGTGATCGAGAACTATCGGTTTGAACTGCAAACGCTAGCCACGGCTTGA